Genomic DNA from Paenibacillus donghaensis:
ACAGCCAGGACAGGTGCTGATGGTACATGCCCCCTTGGAGACTGCGGAGCTGACCCGCCTGATTGTGGGCAAAGCCTATGAAGCTGGAGCCAAATACGTAATGGTTGACTGGGATGATGAAGCCGTGACCCGAATCCGTTATGAGAAAGCGCCGGAAGATTCGTTTGGATTCTATCCGCAGTGGCATGCCGATATGCTGGAGCAATTCGCAGCGGTCAATGGGGCCGTTCTACATATTAAGGTACCGGATCCTGAGCTGTTTCAGGGCATTGACGGTAACAAGGTGTCCACTGCAGTGAAAGCCGCTGCCGTTGCCCGCAAGAAATACCAGCATTACACCCGTAATAACCAAATCAGCTGGTCGCTCGTCAAGGCGCCAACTCGTGCCTGGGCCAATAAAGTATTCGCCGACCTTCCAGAGGAGGAGCGTGTGGATGCGATGTGGGAGGCGGTATTCCAGATGAACCGCGTCGGTAGCGATGATCCGGTTGCAGCCTGGCGCGAGCATATCGGCCAGCTGAAGCTGAGCCAGGACCGTATGAATGCCAAGCGCTACAAGAGTCTGCATTACCGCGCGCCCGGTACGGATCTGCGTGTGGAGATGCCGGAAGGCCATCTGTGGCGCGGCGGCGGTGGCGAGAATGCCAGCGGGGTGTATTTTGTAGCCAATATGCCTACTGAGGAAATCTACACTATGCCGCACCGCTTGGGCGTCAACGGTACCGTGCGCAGCACGCTGCCGCTGAACTTGAACGGCAGGCTGGTGGACGGCATTACAATTACGTTCAAGGACGGCAAGGTAACCGATTATGATGCCGTCTCCGGGCGTGAGCATCTGACCTCCCTGCTGGAAACGGATGAGGGGGCTTCTTATCTGGGCGAAATGGCGCTCGTGCCGCATGATTCACCAATCTCCCGTCTAGGCCGTGTGTTCTATAACACAGGAATCGACGAGAATGCGTCTTGCCACTTCGCTCTGGGCAGCGCCTATCCGGTGAATATTGAAGGCGGTACACAGATGAGCAGCGAAGAGCTGCTGGCGAAAGGCGCGAATGTCAGCCTGACGCATGTCGATTTCATGATCGGCTCCGGTGAGCTGGATATTGATGGTGAGCTGGCGGACGGAACGATCGAGCCGGTCTTCCGGCAGGGCAACTGGGTGCTGTAAAGTTTGCTTGTTTCACCAAAAAGCGTAATTCCTTGGAGGAATTACGCTTTTTGGTGTGGTAGGAGTGAGTCTATCTCCGATGAATTCGACGTGGCACAAGGAATGGCTGAATTTAATTGCGAAAGTGCATCTAATTCGCGGATTTTTTACGTTTTGGAGCAAATAGATGCACTTTTGGTTACTACTTAGGACCCTGCGAAGATATAGAAGGTTTACTTGCGAAGGTTAGGGGATCGCACTACCGTAATCCAAACCCTCTCCTACCCGAACTACAGGTAACCTACGTCCTAACGGACCGTATAGCCTCTATTTCCTCATTTCTGCGCTGGTTTGGAATGTAACGGACCGCATAGCCTCTATATCGGAAAAACAGGCCTTACCTAGTGGGTTTCGGCTTGAATAGGGGCTCCTGAGTCCGTTAGAGCTGCAAAACAGCCTTTTTACAGCAAATAGGGGCTCCTGAGTCCGTTAATAGTCTGAAAGTTAATCGCTGGTTACCGGCGACAGCCTTTTATGCTTAGCCTCCTTGTCGCGCGGTGTGGTATGACAGGCTCGGACGAGTAACACATGGAACACAAGGGGGCTCTAAGTAGTAACCAAAAAGGCATCTAATTTGGCGTTCTGAGCGTTAGAGGTCAGATTTACTCGAGATTTAGTTGCAGAAACGCACTTAATGGCCCGCTGACGGGTGATTTGGCTGAAATTAGTTGCACTTTCGGTTACCACTTAGGACCTTGGTTTTACCCATATAGATTTGAGCGTTCTAAGTCCAAACACGTAGGTGGCTATGGGGAAAATCTACCGTTAACTCCCAGCTATAGAACGTGAACTTAAGAATGTGACATACGGAGTTTCCAGGAAGTGCTATGCATCAGGCTTTCTGGCAACTCCACTACTCCATTCTTAAGTTCATCTTATATAGTGTTTGGTTTTCATGACATATAGGGAAAAGTTACCACT
This window encodes:
- a CDS encoding aminopeptidase — encoded protein: MNDFELMLEKYADLVVKVGVNVQPGQVLMVHAPLETAELTRLIVGKAYEAGAKYVMVDWDDEAVTRIRYEKAPEDSFGFYPQWHADMLEQFAAVNGAVLHIKVPDPELFQGIDGNKVSTAVKAAAVARKKYQHYTRNNQISWSLVKAPTRAWANKVFADLPEEERVDAMWEAVFQMNRVGSDDPVAAWREHIGQLKLSQDRMNAKRYKSLHYRAPGTDLRVEMPEGHLWRGGGGENASGVYFVANMPTEEIYTMPHRLGVNGTVRSTLPLNLNGRLVDGITITFKDGKVTDYDAVSGREHLTSLLETDEGASYLGEMALVPHDSPISRLGRVFYNTGIDENASCHFALGSAYPVNIEGGTQMSSEELLAKGANVSLTHVDFMIGSGELDIDGELADGTIEPVFRQGNWVL